From a single Brassica napus cultivar Da-Ae chromosome C9, Da-Ae, whole genome shotgun sequence genomic region:
- the BNAC09G42120D gene encoding rhamnogalacturonan I rhamnosyltransferase 1 → MCKMEKSLYHRKLWEIKVRLLGDSKVEKLRNSFASRSPTSLWMIRAVSVLLLWSCFVHLMALGDMWGPRLFNGWPSCFNQRGLSTAAEMKSLPAKIALPPKRVYQNNGYLMVSCNGGLNQMRAAICDMVTVARYMNVTLIVPELDKTSFWNDPSEFKDIFDVDHFISSLRDEVRILKELPPRVKKRVELGMYHEMPPISWSNMSYYQNQILPLVKKHKVLHLNKTDSRLANNGLPVEVQKLRCRVNFNGLKFTPQIEELGRRVVNILREKGPFLVLHLRYEMDMLAFSGCSHGCNPEEEEELTRMRYAYPWWKEKVINSEEKRKEGLCPLTPEETALTLTALGIDRNVQIYIAAGEIYGGERRMKALTDAFPNVVRKETILESSDLDFCRNHSSQMAALDYLVAVESDIFVPTNDGNMARVVEGHRRFLGFKKTIQLNRKFLVKLIDEYTEGLLTWDVFSSMVKAFHSTRMGSPKRRLVIPNKPKEEDYFYSNPQECLQLLDEPLRVI, encoded by the exons ATGTGTAAAATGGAGAAGTCTCTTTACCACAGGAAACTATGGGAGATAAAGGTTAGGCTTTTAGGGGATAGCAAGGTTGAGAAGCTCAGGAACTCCTTTGCTTCGAGGTCTCCTACGAGCCTATGGATGATTCGTGCTGTTTCTGTATTGCTGCTCTGGAGTTGTTTTGTTCATTTGATGGCTTTGGGAGATATGTGGGGACCGAGACTGTTCAATGGTTGGCCTTCTTGTTTCAATCAACGTGGTTTGTCCACTGCCGCAGAGATGAAGTCTCTCCCTGCTAAGATCGCCCTTCCTCCTAAAA GGGTGTATCAGAACAATGGTTATCTTATGGTTTCTTGCAATGGAGGACTCAATCAAATGCGAGCAGCT ATATGCGATATGGTAACTGTTGCACGGTACATGAATGTTACACTTATTGTGCCTGAGCTTGACAAGACCTCCTTTTGGAACGATCCAAG TGAGTTTAAAGACATTTTCGATGTGGATCACTTCATATCTTCGTTGAGAGATGAagttcgtatacttaaggagTTGCCTCCAAGGGTCAAGAAGAGAGTTGAGCTTGGGATGTACCACGAAATGCCTCCTATTAGTTGGTCAAACATGTCTTACTACCAAAATCAG ATTCTTCCATTGGTGAAGAAGCATAAGGTTTTACACCTGAACAAAACCGACTCCAGACTCGCTAATAATGGACTGCCTGTGGAGGTTCAGAAGCTGAGGTGCCGAGTGAATTTCAACGGCCTTAAGTTTACTCCTCAAATTGAAGAGCTAGGGAGACGAGTAGTCAATATCCTGAGAGAGAAAGGTCCCTTTCTCGTCTTGCATCTCAGATATGAGATGGATATGTTAGCGTTTTCCGGGTGCTCACATGGTTGCAAccccgaggaagaagaagaattaaCAAGAATGAG ATATGCTTATCCATGGTGGAAAGAGAAAGTCATAAACTCTGAGGAGAAGAGGAAAGAAGGCCTTTGCCCTTTAACTCCAGAGGAAACTGCTCTCACCCTGACCGCGTTAGGTATTGACCGTAATGTTCAAATATACATAGCTGCTGGAGAAATCTACGGTGGTGAAAGGCGGATGAAGGCGTTAACAGACGCTTTTCCAAATGTG GTCCGGAAAGAAACCATACTAGAATCCTCTGATCTCGATTTTTGCCGGAACCATTCATCTCAAATGGCTGCACTCGATTACCTAGTGGCTGTTGAGAGCGATATATTTGTTCCAACCAATGATGGGAACATGGCAAGAGTCGTTGAAGGTCATCGCAG GTTCTTGGGATTTAAGAAGACAATTCAGCTGAATAGGAAGTTCCTAGTTAAGCTGATAGATGAATATACCGAAGGATTGTTGACTTGGGATGTGTTCTCATCCATGGTGAAGGCCTTTCACTCTACTCGTATGGGAAGTCCGAAGAGACGGTTAGTGATTCCGAATAAACCCAAGGAAGAAGACTACTTCTACTCCAACCCGCAAGAATGTCTGCAGCTGTTAGATGAACCACTGAGAGTCATTTGA
- the LOC106424728 gene encoding calcium/calmodulin-regulated receptor-like kinase 2, giving the protein MVNRSDLVVIGISVGLALGLLLALLLFFVIKWYNGRSHLRRCANEQNIPTLPVHTAKRAVVLTPDDSSNTASLQPPENTAAPTQHQPWWNNNHNKDLTVSASGIPKYHYKDIQKATQNFTTILGQGSFGPVYKAVMPNGGLAAAKVHASNSSQGDREFQTEVSLLGRLHHRNLVNLVGYCVDKSHRMLIYEFMSNGSLENLLYGGGGEEATQVLRWEERLQIALDISHGIEYLHEGAVPPVIHRDLKSANILLDHSMRAKVADFGLSKEMVFDRMNSGLKGTHGYMDPTYISTNKYTLKSDIYSFGVIILELITAIHPQQNLMEYINLASMSPDGIDEIVDQKLEGNANIEEVRLLAKIANRCVHKTPRKRPSIGEVTQFILKIKQGRSRGGRRQDTMSSSFGGVMDGEDMSRVISRIKDQHVELGLLAGVKEEDHQERNGTTTTL; this is encoded by the exons ATGGTGAATAGAAGTGATTTGGTAGTGATTGGCATATCGGTTGGTCTCGCGCTCGGTCTCTTACTCGCTCTTCTTCTATTCTTCGTCATAAAATGGTACAACGGCCGCTCTCACCTAAGGCGATGCGCTAACGAACAGAACATCCCAACTCTACCCGTCCACACAGCTAAAAGAGCCGTAGTACTAACCCCTGACGATAGCTCAAACACAGCATCCTTACAGCCACCTGAGAATACAGCAGCACCAACTCAACATCAGCCATGGTGGAACAACAACCATAACAAAGATCTCACCGTATCTGCTTCCGGCATACCTAAATATCACTACAA GGATATTCAGAAGGCAACTCAAAACTTCACAACCATTCTTGGACAAGGATCTTTCGGTCCTGTGTACAAGGCCGTTATGCCTAACGGAGGTTTAGCTGCAGCGAAGGTTCACGCCTCTAACTCAAGCCAGGGAGATAGAGAGTTTCAAACCGAGGTGTCTTTACTTGGGAGGCTGCATCACAGGAACCTCGTGAACTTGGTGGGTTACTGTGTGGATAAAAGCCACAGGATGTTGATCTATGAGTTCATGAGTAATGGAAGTTTGGAGAATCTTTTGTACGGCGGCGGGGGTGAAGAAGCTACACAAGTCTTGAGATGGGAAGAGAGGCTTCAGATCGCTCTTGACATCTCCCACGGCATTGAGTATCTTCACGAGGGAGCCGTGCCGCCTGTTATCCACCGTGATCTTAAGTCTGCAAACATACTGTTAGATCACTCCATGAGAGCTAAG GTTGCTGATTTTGGGTTGTCTAAAGAGATGGTTTTCGATAGAATGAACTCCGGATTGAAAGGCACTCACGGATACATGGATCCAACGTACATTTCGACAAACAAGTACACTTTAAAAAGCGACATTTACAGTTTTGGAGTCATCATCCTTGAGCTCATTACTGCCATCCATCCCCAACAGAATCTTATGGAATACATCAACCTG GCTTCGATGAGTCCAGATGGTATTGACGAGATAGTCGATCAGAAGCTAGAGGGAAACGCAAACATTGAAGAAGTGAGGTTACTGGCCAAGATTGCAAACAGGTGCGTGCACAAGACGCCAAGGAAAAGACCATCTATTGGAGAGGTCACACAGTTCATACTAAAGATCAAACAAGGTCGGtctagaggaggaagaagacagGACACAATGTCTTCATCGTTTGGTGGTGTTATGGATGGAGAAGATATGTCGAGAGTTATAAGCAGGATTAAGGATCAGCATGTTGAGTTAGGGCTATTGGCTGGTGTCAAAGAAGAGGATCATCAGGAGAGGAACGGTACAACAACAACATTGTAA